The following are from one region of the Streptomyces decoyicus genome:
- a CDS encoding DUF6571 family protein, whose product MVTFSDLLHADLGKLQAAADEWKLLPKKYQGLQELFEARVTKPLKSDWHGNAADQAQKSLAEIKKQYGAAAEEAQAIATLLLDAHAEFSSAQKKLRRIIDEEASAEKLEVLDGGTVIDADLDNQGLTDAYRDTFLPERKAKIEAMQRRIEKVLRDATAADEAADWALRQDSNGKNSDSFNKNIYTSLDAARGAQKDTAEALRLASKGGENLSNEELDRLGSILAKRKNDMVFAEKFATTMGPKGVLEFWREASGPNSGERGSERNAALKQLQAGLGSTLGIATQSDSAAMDGWKEKMLALGPQTIDPGDSGGPSAKGYQLMSSLMRSGAYDTDFLNDYGRDLVKYEQSRSPATPRELWAPDSTMPRIDYSGDGPGADPMTGYMDALSTNPEAATQFLDPGEPRENGNLKYLVDDREWVKDGFHEKTGQGSLALAIEAGATGHQPGHEDAVREHTASQARIMRDSINMLDGGMENKKLPDGMHRPIANALGDYVADTHHILTSVNDKASGHSAEDSSGVWNDKKTGQLRMAVDRGSLIRVMRGVSEDPAAYHVIQSAETVHVAQQLADIAPSASADEIKGVMSNSAKAMGAIDAVQGDVILDDRDGKLGAHKWAIGKAGYHTTAGIVTKFPVVGDIAVRLTDAGATAWQEHMDSVTKARAAEDIEENVLGEVDKGGQAGVNAMVAKWYETHGRDSDAPDVDFAQNDMQGFYQNGRNNTQVALGRGGENS is encoded by the coding sequence ATGGTGACCTTCTCCGACCTCCTCCACGCCGACCTCGGAAAGCTCCAGGCAGCGGCGGACGAGTGGAAGCTGCTGCCGAAGAAGTACCAGGGACTACAAGAGCTGTTCGAGGCCCGAGTCACCAAGCCCTTGAAGTCCGACTGGCACGGGAACGCAGCCGACCAGGCGCAAAAGTCACTCGCCGAGATCAAGAAACAGTACGGTGCCGCGGCGGAGGAGGCACAAGCCATCGCGACTCTGCTGCTCGATGCCCACGCCGAGTTCAGTAGCGCACAGAAGAAGCTCCGCCGGATCATTGATGAGGAAGCGTCGGCCGAGAAGCTCGAAGTGCTGGACGGCGGCACGGTCATCGATGCCGATCTCGACAACCAAGGTCTTACCGACGCCTATCGCGACACTTTCCTCCCGGAACGCAAGGCCAAAATCGAGGCCATGCAAAGGCGCATCGAGAAGGTGCTGCGAGATGCCACCGCAGCGGACGAAGCCGCGGACTGGGCGCTACGCCAGGACTCCAACGGCAAGAACAGCGACTCGTTCAACAAGAACATCTACACCTCCCTGGATGCGGCGCGAGGTGCCCAGAAGGACACCGCCGAGGCGCTCAGGCTCGCCAGTAAGGGTGGCGAGAACTTGTCCAACGAGGAGTTGGACAGGTTGGGAAGCATCCTCGCGAAGCGCAAGAACGACATGGTCTTCGCGGAGAAGTTCGCTACCACGATGGGACCGAAGGGCGTACTCGAATTCTGGCGTGAGGCATCAGGGCCGAACTCCGGAGAGCGGGGCAGCGAACGCAATGCCGCCCTCAAGCAGCTGCAGGCCGGCCTCGGCTCCACACTCGGCATCGCCACACAGAGCGACAGCGCGGCGATGGACGGGTGGAAAGAGAAGATGCTGGCACTCGGGCCGCAGACCATCGACCCGGGCGACAGCGGCGGCCCGAGCGCCAAGGGCTACCAGTTGATGAGTAGCCTGATGCGCAGCGGTGCCTACGACACCGACTTCCTCAACGACTACGGCCGAGACCTCGTGAAGTACGAGCAGTCCAGAAGCCCAGCGACCCCCAGGGAGCTGTGGGCTCCAGACTCCACCATGCCGCGGATCGACTACTCAGGAGACGGGCCGGGCGCCGATCCCATGACGGGGTACATGGACGCGCTGAGCACGAATCCGGAAGCCGCTACCCAGTTCCTCGACCCTGGCGAGCCTCGTGAGAACGGTAATCTCAAATACCTTGTGGATGACCGTGAGTGGGTGAAGGACGGGTTCCACGAGAAGACCGGACAGGGTTCGTTGGCCCTGGCCATCGAAGCCGGCGCCACCGGGCATCAGCCGGGTCACGAGGACGCTGTGCGCGAGCACACCGCATCGCAAGCCAGGATCATGCGCGACAGCATCAACATGCTTGACGGTGGCATGGAGAACAAGAAGCTTCCTGACGGCATGCATCGCCCGATCGCCAATGCGTTGGGTGACTACGTTGCCGATACGCATCACATTCTTACCAGCGTCAACGACAAGGCCTCTGGACACTCTGCGGAGGACAGCTCGGGCGTATGGAATGACAAGAAAACGGGTCAGTTGCGGATGGCCGTTGACAGGGGTTCGTTGATCCGGGTCATGCGCGGGGTCTCGGAAGATCCGGCGGCGTATCACGTCATTCAGTCGGCGGAGACCGTGCATGTGGCACAGCAGTTGGCTGACATCGCACCGAGTGCAAGTGCGGACGAAATCAAGGGTGTCATGTCTAATTCTGCCAAGGCGATGGGAGCTATCGACGCTGTCCAAGGTGACGTTATCCTCGACGACCGGGATGGCAAACTAGGGGCTCACAAGTGGGCTATAGGTAAGGCCGGATACCACACGACAGCGGGGATCGTTACCAAGTTCCCCGTCGTTGGCGACATCGCGGTACGCCTTACAGATGCGGGCGCTACGGCCTGGCAGGAGCATATGGATTCGGTTACCAAAGCACGCGCCGCGGAAGACATCGAGGAAAACGTCCTTGGTGAGGTCGACAAGGGCGGACAAGCCGGCGTCAATGCGATGGTGGCGAAGTGGTACGAGACGCACGGGCGCGACTCCGATGCCCCGGATGTCGACTTCGCCCAGAACGATATGCAGGGCTTTTACCAGAACGGCCGCAACAACACTCAAGTTGCCCTCGGTCGCGGCGGAGAAAACAGCTGA
- a CDS encoding plasmid mobilization protein — MHRDQVRSVRLTQDELNTVKRAAEAVGLKTAGFLADAAVTIAQAQGGPKTWLLDQRGRVEELMAASAQLARAGNNLNQVARVLNSGGQAHYADEAVARVLRAAARVEAAAIEMARR, encoded by the coding sequence GTGCATCGCGACCAAGTCCGCAGCGTCCGTCTGACGCAAGACGAACTCAACACCGTCAAGCGCGCCGCCGAAGCCGTCGGTTTGAAGACCGCCGGATTCCTCGCCGACGCCGCGGTCACAATTGCCCAGGCGCAAGGAGGTCCGAAGACATGGCTGTTGGACCAGCGCGGCCGGGTGGAAGAACTGATGGCCGCCAGCGCGCAGCTCGCCCGCGCCGGCAACAACCTCAACCAGGTGGCCCGTGTCCTCAACTCCGGTGGCCAGGCTCATTACGCGGACGAGGCAGTGGCTCGAGTCCTGCGTGCGGCTGCTCGCGTCGAAGCGGCCGCCATCGAGATGGCAAGGCGTTGA
- a CDS encoding type VII secretion protein EccC: MATVTIKRPPRATPPDYPKGELQLKAPPALPEHKSESVVLTLLPMMAMGSTAVYFFLPGSPPIMKIMGGIMLISAAAMAVGQFVRARRGSSSGVRAARQEYLKYLARTREEARATVRAQRLSELRTFPEPAQLWAVIAERTRLWERRPGDDDFAQVRVGLGPQTLATRLVVPQPGPAEKWEPLSAHALRRFVAAYEYLDGMPLALSLRAFPRLTIRGDADTVQGTGRALVCQLAALHSPDDLWIAVVTAPGAAAEWDWIKWLPHVRPAQRGNTGSRRGSRLLIYSSLDAFEEGLAEELSSRPSWERDAQPLLDRPHVVILLDPGTTTAFLWPFDRDEFLGVTVIELESAIASDHQRRMRGGGPHGLDRRPGLAVEPNTLSLVSNSGSVYTGMPDNLTAVEATALARALSPLRTSDDEDEDPLLGNLGFTDLIGIDDPTTFDPPSTQRTPHDRLRVPLGVDKDGNAVVLDLKEASQGGMGPHGLCVGATGSGKSELLRTLVLGLAATHSSETLNFILADFKGGAAFAGLADLPHVAAFISNLAEDLTLVDRMQDALAGELLRRQELLRSSGNFANIGAYERARTAGAPLQPLPTLLIILDEFSELLTARPEFIDMFLQIGRIGRSLGVHLLLASQRVDEGRLRGLDTYLSYRLVMRTFSAEESRIALGVADAYHLPNVPGVGLLSHGTEAPTQFKAAYVSGPYHPRRTTDARHRIDLSPVLFTAESALADLDSAVPDQEAPPEDGDGTGPSVLDVLVERLRDQGPPAQQIWLPPLEDSPSLGDLLPPLTITAERGLQPAEWREMSLVVPIGIADIPLEQRREILSLDFSGAQGHAAVVGGPRSGKSTLIRTLVTAFALTHTPREVQFYCLDFEGGSLSFLADLPHVGGVATRLDAAKVRRTIAEMRDILDEREEFFRAHNVDSIRTYRGRRAAGHYADHLFGDVFLVIDGWGTFKREHEQLIPDVEAMAIRGLAFGIHLVLATGRYNEIRPALKDQLSTRLELRMADPLDSEHDRKRARNVPASRPGHGLARGGLHYVAALPQADGPDATQDRTDGAANPAADLIAAIASNWSGPVCPPVRMLPDRLHADALPKASETPELGFAVGFDEAALAPVYVAFDADPLLVIYGEGESGKTALLRLLARRLAERHQPHEALAIIGDYRRALHGQLPEDHVLHYAPASASLADGLNRLVPLLQARMPTAEVTAEQMRAGSWWHGPEIFVIIDDYDLVALPSGNPLEALAEFFPYARDIGLRIVVARNTAGAARTSFDPVTRRLKELGATGIILSGDPDEGPLIGNTRAMAMPPGRAQLITPRQRPRIIQTGWYAPN; the protein is encoded by the coding sequence TTGGCAACCGTCACCATCAAGCGCCCTCCGCGCGCGACGCCCCCTGACTACCCCAAGGGCGAGTTGCAGCTGAAGGCGCCGCCCGCGCTGCCGGAGCACAAGAGCGAATCCGTTGTCCTGACACTGCTGCCGATGATGGCCATGGGCAGCACCGCGGTGTACTTCTTCCTCCCCGGCTCACCGCCGATCATGAAGATCATGGGCGGCATCATGCTCATCTCCGCGGCGGCCATGGCCGTGGGCCAGTTCGTCCGTGCCCGGCGCGGGTCGTCCTCAGGAGTGCGCGCAGCGCGTCAGGAGTACCTGAAGTACCTGGCCCGCACCCGCGAGGAAGCGCGGGCCACCGTACGCGCCCAGCGCCTGTCCGAACTCCGCACCTTCCCCGAGCCGGCACAACTCTGGGCGGTGATCGCTGAACGTACGAGACTGTGGGAGCGTCGGCCCGGAGACGACGACTTTGCCCAGGTGCGCGTCGGGCTGGGGCCACAGACCCTTGCGACCCGCCTCGTGGTACCGCAGCCGGGGCCTGCAGAGAAGTGGGAGCCGCTCTCCGCGCATGCGCTGCGGCGTTTCGTTGCAGCGTACGAGTACCTCGACGGGATGCCTTTGGCGCTGTCCCTGAGGGCGTTCCCACGGCTGACGATCAGGGGCGATGCGGACACCGTCCAGGGGACCGGCCGGGCGCTGGTCTGCCAGCTGGCGGCGCTGCACTCGCCCGACGACCTGTGGATCGCGGTCGTTACCGCACCAGGAGCAGCTGCTGAGTGGGACTGGATCAAGTGGCTGCCGCACGTCCGCCCAGCCCAGCGGGGAAACACCGGTAGTCGGCGCGGTTCCCGACTGCTGATCTATTCCTCGCTCGATGCCTTCGAGGAGGGGCTCGCCGAGGAACTCTCCAGCCGCCCTTCCTGGGAACGGGATGCCCAGCCTCTGCTCGACCGACCTCACGTGGTGATCCTCCTGGATCCCGGTACCACTACGGCCTTCCTGTGGCCATTCGACCGAGACGAATTTCTGGGCGTGACCGTCATCGAGCTCGAGTCGGCCATCGCCTCAGACCATCAGCGCCGTATGCGCGGAGGCGGGCCTCATGGACTGGATCGCCGACCGGGCCTGGCTGTCGAACCGAATACCCTCAGCCTGGTCTCCAACTCCGGCTCCGTCTACACAGGCATGCCGGACAACCTGACCGCCGTTGAAGCCACGGCCCTCGCTCGCGCCCTGTCACCCTTGCGGACCAGCGACGACGAGGACGAAGACCCGCTGTTGGGCAACCTCGGATTTACCGACCTGATAGGTATCGACGACCCAACCACCTTCGATCCGCCCTCGACGCAACGAACTCCGCATGATCGCCTGCGGGTCCCACTCGGAGTGGACAAAGACGGCAACGCCGTCGTCCTCGACCTCAAGGAAGCGTCCCAGGGAGGAATGGGACCCCACGGTTTGTGCGTCGGCGCCACCGGATCCGGCAAGTCCGAGCTGTTGCGGACCCTGGTCCTCGGCCTCGCTGCCACTCACAGCTCCGAGACACTGAATTTCATCCTGGCCGACTTCAAGGGCGGAGCGGCATTCGCCGGCCTGGCTGACCTTCCCCACGTGGCCGCGTTCATCAGCAATCTCGCGGAGGACCTCACCCTCGTTGACCGCATGCAGGACGCTCTCGCCGGTGAACTCCTGCGTCGTCAGGAACTGCTGCGATCCAGCGGAAACTTCGCCAACATCGGCGCCTACGAGAGGGCACGGACAGCGGGGGCACCACTTCAGCCGTTGCCCACCCTGCTGATCATCCTGGACGAGTTCAGCGAACTGCTCACGGCCAGGCCCGAATTCATCGACATGTTCCTGCAGATCGGACGCATCGGACGCTCGCTCGGTGTGCATCTGCTGCTTGCCTCACAGCGAGTGGACGAAGGCCGCCTGCGGGGCCTGGACACCTACCTCTCCTACCGGCTGGTGATGCGGACCTTTTCTGCGGAAGAATCCCGCATCGCACTCGGTGTCGCCGACGCATACCACTTGCCCAACGTCCCTGGCGTCGGCCTCCTGAGCCACGGAACAGAAGCCCCGACGCAATTCAAGGCCGCATACGTCTCCGGCCCCTACCACCCCCGGCGCACCACGGACGCCAGGCATCGGATCGACCTTTCACCGGTGCTGTTCACCGCCGAGTCCGCCCTCGCAGATCTCGACTCAGCCGTCCCTGACCAAGAGGCACCTCCGGAAGACGGTGACGGAACCGGCCCTTCCGTACTGGATGTTCTGGTGGAGCGGCTCCGGGACCAGGGGCCGCCGGCACAGCAGATCTGGCTACCTCCGCTGGAAGATTCCCCTTCCCTCGGTGATCTGCTTCCCCCGCTCACCATCACGGCCGAACGCGGCCTGCAGCCTGCCGAATGGCGGGAGATGTCCTTGGTCGTTCCGATCGGCATCGCAGACATTCCGCTGGAGCAGCGTCGGGAAATCCTCAGCCTGGACTTTTCCGGTGCGCAGGGCCATGCCGCGGTCGTCGGCGGTCCGCGTTCGGGGAAGTCCACCCTGATCCGCACCCTCGTCACAGCCTTCGCTCTGACGCACACGCCTCGCGAAGTGCAGTTCTACTGCCTGGACTTCGAGGGTGGCAGCCTGTCGTTCCTCGCTGATCTCCCACATGTCGGGGGCGTCGCCACCCGGCTGGACGCGGCCAAGGTACGACGGACGATCGCCGAGATGCGGGACATCCTCGACGAGCGGGAGGAGTTCTTCCGAGCGCACAACGTCGACTCCATCCGGACGTACCGCGGGCGGAGGGCCGCGGGGCATTACGCCGATCACCTCTTCGGTGACGTCTTCCTGGTGATCGACGGCTGGGGCACCTTCAAGCGGGAGCACGAGCAGCTCATCCCGGACGTTGAAGCCATGGCCATCCGGGGCCTTGCTTTCGGAATCCACCTCGTCCTTGCCACCGGCCGGTACAACGAGATCCGCCCCGCTCTCAAAGACCAACTCAGCACCCGCCTGGAACTCCGGATGGCTGATCCCCTGGATTCCGAACACGACCGCAAACGCGCCCGCAACGTGCCAGCCTCCCGGCCCGGCCACGGCCTCGCCCGCGGCGGACTGCATTACGTGGCCGCACTCCCGCAGGCCGATGGCCCCGATGCCACGCAAGACCGTACGGATGGCGCCGCGAACCCTGCCGCCGATCTGATTGCGGCCATCGCGTCCAACTGGTCCGGCCCGGTGTGCCCGCCAGTGCGCATGCTTCCGGACCGCCTGCACGCCGATGCCCTCCCCAAGGCAAGCGAAACACCCGAACTGGGCTTCGCCGTGGGCTTCGACGAAGCAGCCCTCGCCCCGGTCTACGTCGCCTTTGACGCCGATCCGCTCCTCGTCATCTACGGCGAAGGCGAATCCGGGAAGACCGCGCTTCTTCGCCTGCTCGCCCGGCGTCTCGCCGAACGGCATCAGCCCCATGAAGCCCTGGCGATCATCGGCGACTACCGCCGTGCGTTGCACGGCCAGCTTCCTGAGGACCACGTGCTGCATTACGCCCCCGCGTCGGCATCTCTCGCAGATGGCCTCAACCGCCTCGTTCCGCTCCTACAAGCCCGGATGCCGACCGCTGAGGTAACCGCCGAGCAGATGCGCGCCGGCAGTTGGTGGCACGGCCCCGAGATCTTCGTCATCATCGACGACTACGACCTCGTCGCGCTCCCCTCCGGCAACCCCCTCGAAGCCCTGGCCGAGTTCTTTCCCTACGCCCGAGACATCGGCCTCCGGATAGTCGTCGCCCGCAACACCGCCGGCGCCGCCCGCACCTCCTTCGACCCGGTTACCCGACGCCTCAAAGAACTCGGAGCAACGGGCATCATCCTGTCCGGAGACCCCGACGAAGGACCACTCATAGGCAACACCAGGGCCATGGCCATGCCACCCGGACGGGCCCAACTCATCACTCCTCGGCAGCGGCCCCGCATCATCCAAACCGGCTGGTACGCCCCCAATTAA
- the mycP gene encoding type VII secretion-associated serine protease mycosin, translating to MTFKRRMTTAVGTALLCVAGLAQLTPPAAADSIRDRQWALSAFDADAIEKVSTGRGVTVAVIDSGVDGTHPDLVGKVLPGKDFLEGGRADREGDSSHGTGMASLIAGHGHGQGGTAGIKGLAPVAKILPLRAITDSDLQMGTAKPVSQAIRYAVDHGASVINLSLGDNFKNPDMAAAVRYARQKDAVIVAAAGNDGVATPEYPASFPGVISVGAVDSSGKIWEKSNYGSNTLLSAPGVDNYSAGLNHQYQHGTGTSSATAYVSAAAALLRSKFPDLTAGQIANRLVKTAKLPDSVKGTKLPDKHYGYGFIRPYSALTEDIPEGSKNGPLPAPSQASAASAAPTAPADGSDASSSQDRSAYVIWGVVGVAVLGLVTVLAVVIVKRRRPVVPPPAPFGQQSPGPDFRS from the coding sequence GTGACGTTCAAGCGAAGGATGACAACGGCGGTTGGGACGGCGCTGCTGTGCGTGGCCGGCCTCGCGCAGCTGACTCCCCCTGCAGCCGCGGATTCCATTCGCGATCGTCAGTGGGCGTTGTCGGCATTCGATGCGGACGCGATTGAGAAAGTGTCTACAGGTCGGGGGGTGACCGTCGCCGTCATTGACAGCGGCGTCGACGGCACCCATCCGGATCTCGTGGGGAAGGTGCTACCCGGTAAAGACTTCCTTGAGGGTGGTCGTGCGGACCGTGAGGGGGATAGTTCCCATGGCACCGGCATGGCTTCGCTGATCGCTGGGCACGGCCATGGGCAGGGAGGCACTGCGGGCATCAAGGGTCTGGCGCCGGTGGCAAAGATCCTCCCACTGCGCGCCATTACGGATAGTGACCTGCAAATGGGCACCGCCAAACCGGTGTCACAGGCGATCCGCTACGCCGTCGATCACGGCGCGTCTGTGATCAACCTGTCACTGGGGGACAACTTCAAGAACCCGGACATGGCCGCCGCTGTCAGGTATGCACGGCAGAAGGACGCGGTCATCGTCGCAGCAGCCGGGAACGACGGAGTTGCGACGCCGGAGTATCCCGCGAGCTTCCCCGGAGTGATCTCGGTGGGCGCCGTCGACTCCTCTGGCAAGATCTGGGAGAAGTCCAACTACGGGTCGAACACCTTGCTCTCAGCGCCAGGCGTGGACAACTACAGTGCGGGACTGAATCACCAATACCAGCACGGTACGGGTACCTCGAGTGCCACCGCCTACGTCTCAGCCGCCGCCGCCCTTCTCCGCTCGAAGTTCCCAGACCTCACGGCTGGCCAGATTGCCAACCGCTTGGTGAAGACAGCTAAGTTGCCGGATTCCGTGAAGGGCACAAAGCTCCCGGACAAGCACTATGGCTACGGCTTCATCCGCCCCTACAGCGCTCTGACGGAGGACATCCCCGAAGGCTCGAAGAACGGCCCCCTGCCGGCGCCGTCGCAGGCGTCCGCAGCCTCAGCGGCTCCCACTGCCCCGGCCGACGGGTCCGACGCCTCCTCCAGCCAGGACCGGTCGGCGTACGTCATCTGGGGTGTCGTCGGCGTAGCGGTGCTGGGGCTGGTGACGGTGCTGGCCGTGGTCATCGTCAAGCGCCGGCGCCCCGTCGTGCCACCGCCTGCCCCGTTCGGCCAGCAGTCGCCCGGCCCTGACTTCCGGTCGTAG
- a CDS encoding relaxase family protein, protein MVPDISIGSRTYGLLNYLYGPGRRDEHTDPHLVAAWIPELAPDPGRDPAATLKQLTDRLDHPVLALPKNRRPARHVWHCSVRTAPGDRHLTDAEWAEAARRIVHVTGIAEDGDDKACRWVAVRHADDHIHLVATLVREDGRRPRRHQDGIRAQSECRKVEAEFGLQILNGGDRTAAQRPTSAERSKAERIGRTETPRETLRESVRQAVAGAADEDEFFRRLAEAGLRVNRRLAPSGDTLGYKVALPGDRNREGDPIWFAGSKLAPDLSLPKIRQRFDAGPLSDEHEHTSQPGEPLSCPAHARREAAHVVERAATVLGGDDDKGAAAQLVGMGELLDAVAQTSPASTRKELGEAARAFERATRSHIRAERADNRAVRSAARGIVRAGNALGKGEDGGATAMLLSTMVLVAIAAARWHSARGHAQQAAASQLAVQHLRAAYRAAATLPMNAMREHGRRLPEPTRRRYTGTITTTLPDQADRIRREPGWDALAATLDEAKRAGHDPDALLKEAIEWRELDTADRVTDVLVWRLRRLGKLPAAVTPPGARDARTTPPAEVRSVRPTPNVPPTRAAQPDPRTRPPRR, encoded by the coding sequence GTGGTCCCTGACATCTCCATTGGCAGCCGCACCTACGGACTGCTCAACTACCTTTACGGCCCTGGCCGCAGGGACGAACACACCGACCCACACCTGGTCGCCGCCTGGATACCGGAACTCGCCCCCGACCCAGGACGAGACCCAGCCGCCACCCTCAAGCAGCTCACCGACCGACTCGACCACCCGGTCCTCGCCCTTCCGAAGAATCGCCGACCGGCCCGGCACGTCTGGCACTGCTCCGTACGCACCGCACCCGGCGACCGCCACCTCACCGACGCCGAATGGGCCGAAGCCGCCCGCCGCATCGTCCATGTCACCGGCATCGCCGAAGACGGCGACGACAAGGCATGCCGCTGGGTCGCCGTGCGTCACGCCGACGACCACATCCACCTCGTAGCCACCCTCGTCCGCGAAGACGGACGACGACCCCGCCGCCACCAGGACGGCATCCGTGCCCAATCCGAATGCCGCAAGGTTGAAGCCGAGTTCGGCCTGCAGATCCTCAACGGCGGTGACCGCACCGCCGCACAGCGCCCCACCAGCGCCGAACGCTCGAAAGCCGAACGCATCGGCCGCACGGAAACGCCCCGCGAGACACTTCGGGAATCCGTCCGGCAGGCCGTCGCCGGAGCAGCTGACGAAGACGAGTTCTTCCGCCGCCTGGCTGAAGCCGGCCTCCGGGTGAACCGACGCCTCGCCCCCTCCGGCGACACCCTCGGATACAAGGTCGCCCTCCCCGGCGACCGCAACCGCGAAGGCGATCCCATCTGGTTCGCTGGCTCGAAGCTCGCCCCGGATCTCTCCCTGCCCAAGATCCGCCAACGTTTCGACGCCGGACCGCTCAGCGACGAGCACGAGCACACCAGTCAGCCGGGTGAACCATTGTCTTGCCCAGCCCACGCCCGCCGCGAAGCGGCGCATGTCGTCGAGCGGGCAGCAACCGTGCTTGGCGGAGATGACGACAAAGGCGCCGCAGCGCAACTGGTGGGCATGGGCGAACTGCTCGACGCGGTCGCCCAGACCTCCCCAGCATCCACCCGCAAGGAACTGGGCGAAGCCGCCCGCGCCTTCGAACGAGCCACCCGCTCCCACATCCGCGCCGAGCGCGCCGACAACCGAGCAGTGCGTTCCGCCGCCCGCGGCATCGTCCGCGCGGGCAACGCCCTCGGCAAAGGCGAAGACGGCGGCGCCACCGCCATGCTCCTGTCCACCATGGTCCTGGTGGCCATTGCCGCCGCGCGCTGGCATTCCGCCCGCGGTCATGCCCAGCAAGCAGCGGCCTCGCAGCTGGCCGTCCAGCACCTGCGCGCCGCCTACCGCGCCGCCGCCACCCTCCCCATGAACGCGATGCGCGAGCACGGCCGCCGACTCCCCGAACCCACGCGAAGGCGATACACCGGCACCATCACGACCACCCTTCCCGACCAAGCCGACCGCATCCGACGCGAGCCCGGATGGGATGCCCTCGCCGCCACTCTGGACGAAGCCAAGCGCGCCGGCCATGACCCCGACGCACTCCTCAAGGAGGCGATCGAGTGGCGAGAGCTGGACACCGCCGACCGCGTCACCGACGTACTCGTCTGGCGACTGCGACGTCTGGGCAAGCTGCCTGCGGCCGTGACCCCACCAGGTGCGCGTGACGCTCGAACGACGCCCCCGGCCGAAGTCCGCTCGGTACGGCCAACGCCGAACGTGCCTCCAACTCGTGCGGCGCAGCCCGATCCGCGTACGCGCCCGCCGAGGCGCTGA
- a CDS encoding DUF2637 domain-containing protein produces MSDVAPLPTRITGWDRAAIVALGGAGCALSYDALQQMATAIHIRGLLTYVFPLVIDGFIAYGVRALLVLRSAPLAPRCYVWLLFGTATAASIWANALHAVRLNQQQPQGSGLRLGDVTVGILSTLAPLALAGAVHLYILIARRVTKPGLPGQQDTSRVRPDRVTADRRDTPVGRGEHRLAPVTSGHPAAPSAPETNRPVVRAGRDSKETAARADLSRQQEDLAEPAPEHDGRTADLGGQPATRSASVTRLHLPALSVAEPENHPDAAPETSDNGAPDTGPVTDNLLLIARQAVTEAGKITRRVVADAIRGQNLPLANDRLTALMQQLRTEANKGSGTETG; encoded by the coding sequence GTGAGCGACGTCGCGCCGTTGCCGACGCGGATCACCGGCTGGGACCGGGCCGCCATCGTCGCCCTTGGCGGCGCCGGGTGCGCTCTCTCGTACGACGCCCTCCAACAGATGGCCACGGCCATCCACATCCGCGGACTCCTGACGTACGTCTTCCCTCTGGTCATCGACGGCTTCATCGCCTACGGCGTGCGCGCACTCTTGGTCCTGCGCAGCGCACCGCTTGCCCCCCGCTGCTACGTCTGGCTGCTCTTCGGCACCGCGACGGCCGCCAGCATCTGGGCCAACGCCCTGCATGCCGTGCGCCTCAACCAACAGCAGCCGCAAGGTTCGGGGCTTCGGCTCGGCGACGTAACCGTCGGCATCCTGTCCACCCTCGCCCCGCTCGCCTTGGCAGGAGCGGTCCACCTGTACATCCTCATCGCCCGGCGGGTCACCAAACCCGGCCTCCCCGGACAGCAGGACACCTCCAGGGTCCGACCTGACCGGGTCACCGCTGACCGCCGGGACACCCCCGTCGGCCGGGGCGAGCACCGGCTGGCACCGGTCACCTCAGGACACCCAGCTGCGCCGTCCGCCCCGGAGACCAACCGGCCGGTGGTCAGGGCCGGCCGTGACAGTAAGGAGACGGCTGCCAGGGCCGACCTCTCCCGACAGCAGGAGGACTTGGCCGAGCCGGCGCCTGAGCACGATGGCCGCACCGCTGACCTGGGAGGACAACCGGCAACCAGATCGGCCTCGGTCACCCGCCTCCACCTGCCAGCCCTGTCCGTCGCAGAGCCGGAGAACCATCCGGACGCTGCTCCGGAGACCTCGGACAACGGCGCCCCGGACACCGGTCCGGTGACCGACAACCTCCTGCTGATCGCCCGCCAGGCGGTCACAGAGGCGGGCAAGATCACCCGCCGGGTCGTTGCCGACGCCATCCGCGGACAGAACCTCCCGCTCGCCAACGACCGACTGACCGCCCTGATGCAGCAGCTCCGAACTGAGGCCAATAAGGGCTCGGGCACCGAGACGGGCTGA